Within the Staphylococcus argenteus genome, the region ATTATTTTTAGCAAACCATTTTGCGACGTACTTACTTAATTTTTCTGGAAAATTTCTTAAAATTCTTGGTCCGCGATCGTAAAGGTAAATTTCCAAATCTGAACGACTTTCTCTCAACTCACTTGCAAGTTCGATTCCACTTAACCCCGCACCAACGATACCAACTTTAGCACCTTCAGGTAACTCACTAATACTATGAAATGTATCACGAGCCTTTGATAATGTTTGAATACTATGTGTATATGCTTCTGCACCAGGAACATTATGATATTTATCTTCACATCCTAAACCAATTATTAATTCATCATAATCAATTTTAGAATTACCAACTGAGACAATTTGAGCATCCAAATCAATGTCGTTAATTTCACCATATACCGTATTCACTTGTGGGTGATTAGGAAATTTCATACGAACATCTTTATCGGATTTTGTACCAGCAGCTAATGCATAAAATTCAGGTTTTAATCCATGAAATGGCATTCGATCAACTAATGTAACTGTATAATTTTGTGGTAAAGATGATGTTAAAATACGTGACATAATACGCATATTACCATATCCGCCGCCTAGCAAAACTAAATTTTTCATAATGAAGTACCCCTTTTATATGTTAATATTTACTTTAATTTTGAAAAGATCAAAGTGCAACAACATAGTTATGAAAGCCTTTGATTTATCATTAACCCCTAAAAAAAGTAAATATGTATTTATATACTTATTATATATTTTTTTGAAAATGACTACAAATATATATTTGTACTTAATACTGTAAGTTAAGTTTAAAACTTTGAGTTAAGATGAAACAATCAATTTAATTGAGCACATCATGTTAAATTACGTGAAGTAAAATGCTATAATATTGAAACAAATGAAATAAGAAGGTGAAGTATGAATCCGATTGTAGAATTTTGTATCTCTAACATGGCTAAAGGTGGAGATTATGTTTTTAATCAACTTGAAAACGACCCAGATGTTGACGTGTTAGAATATGGATGTCTAACACATTGTGGTATATGTTCAGCCGGGTTGTACGCTTTAGTGAATGGTGATATTGTTGAAGGTGATTCGCCTGAGGAATTACTACAAAACATTTATGCGCATATAAAAGAAACATGGATTTTTTAAGGAGGAATTAACATGCCAACAGTTATATTAACAGAAGCTGCTGCTTATGAAGTAAAAGATATGTTAAAAGCAAATGATATGCCGAACGGATATTTGAAGATTAAAGTTAATGGTGGTGGTTGTACTGGGTTAACATACGGTATGGGTGCAGAAGAAGCACCAGGTGAAAATGATGAAGTTTTAGAGTACTTTGGCTTAAAAGTACTTGTAGATAAAAAGGACGCACCTGTACTAAATGGTACGACAATTGATTTTAAACAATCATTAATGGGTGGTGGCTTCCAAATCGATAATCCTAATGCAATTGCTTCTTGTGGATGTGGAAGTTCATTTAGAACAGCAAAAGTAGCTGGTAACCCTGAAAATTGCTAGTTATTAAGATTAGCGAGACACACGTACTTACAAAGGATATCATACTTGAATATAAACGATAGTATGGGGAGTGGGGCAGAAATGATAAAGAATCACTAATGATTTATTAAGTAGTGTAGTGGTTCTTACATGTTAGCCAAAGGTAATGTGTACTTAAAAATAAGGATATAAGAGTAAAACTCAAGCATAAGAAATACTAATTTCTAAAGAAAAAGTATTTATTTATCGATGTATCCCCAACTTGCATTGTCTGTAGAAATTGGAGGTCCAATTTCTCTTTGTTGGGGCCCCACCCCAACTTGCACATTTTTGTAACCTAACTTTCCGTCAGCTTCTTTGTTGGGGCCCCTGACCATAATTGGAAAATGCTTGTTTTTAGTGGATTTCTATTTTGGTCTATGACTGACAATATAATATTGTATTTGCTAGGACATAAATCTTATGTTTCTGGCTTTTTTTATTTGTTTTATTGATTGCTTTTATAACGATGGCATTAGTGAGTTGTGCAAATATAGTATTTTTGGTGATAACGGTTACATCAGAATTTAAAATCTTTGTACAGTAAAATTAATTAATTTTTTCACAATCTGATTGAATCTCGCTTGAAAATATGACTTAAAAGCTATAGAATTAGTATTGGATTAAAAATGTCTTTTTTGTGAACATCACAGGTTTTTACATAATTTAAAAGACTTAAATAACAAAATGATGATAAACTAGTATACATTGTGGTAAAGAAAGTAATGACCAGTTGTTACTAACATTTATCAGCATTTGGTTAAAAAAATATGAAAGCTTAGGTGAATTAAATGGCTCAAGATCGTAAAAAGGTACTTGTACTTGGTGCTGGTTACGCAGGTTTACAAACTGTAACTAAATTGCAAAAAGCGATATCTTCAGAAGAAGCAGAAATTACGCTTATTAATAAAAATGAATATCACTATGAAGCGACATGGTTACATGAAGCATCAGCAGGTACACTAAACTATGAAGATGTATTATATCCTGTGGAAAGCGTCTTGAAGAAAGATAAAGTAAACTTTGTTCAAGCAGAAGTAACAAAAATTGACCGTGATGCTAAAAAAGTAGAAACAAATCAAGGTATTTATGACTTTGATATTTTAGTAGTAGCATTAGGTTTCATTAGCGAAACATTTGGTATTGAAGGTATGAAAGAACATGCTTTCCAAATCGAAAATGTTATCACTGCACGTGAATTATCACGTCATATCGAAGACAAATTTGCAAACTACGCAGCTTCAAAAGAAAAAGATGATAATGATTTATCTATCTTAGTAGGTGGAGCTGGATTCACTGGAGTAGAATTCTTAGGTGAATTAACAGATAGAATACCTGAATTATGTAGCAAATATGGTGTAGATCAAAACAAAGTTAAAATTACATGTGTTGAAGCAGCGCCTAAAATGTTACCTATGTTCTCAGAAGAATTAGTAAATCACGCTGTTAGCTATTTAGAAGACCGTGGTGTTGAATTCAAAATTGCTACACCAATCGTTGCTTGTAACGAAAAAGGTTTTGTAGTAGAAGTTGACGGTGAAAAACAACAATTACACGCAGGTACTTCAGTATGGGCAGCTGGTGTACGTGGAAGTAAATTAATGGAAGAATCATTTGAAGGTGTTAAACGTGGACGTATCGTTACAAACCAAGATTTAACAATCAAAGGTTACGATGATATCTTTGTTATTGGTGATTGTTCAGCGTTTATCCCTGCTGGTGAAGAACGTCCGTTACCAACTACAGCACAAATTGCTATGCAACAAGGTGAAAACGTTGCTAAAAATATTAAACGCATCTTAAATGGTGAATCAACTGAAGAGTTTGTTTATGTTGATCGTGGAACTGTATGTTCTTTAGGTTCACATGATGGTGTTGGTATGGTATTTGGTAAACCAATCGCTGGTAAAAAAGCAGCATTCATGAAAAAAGTAATAGATACACGTGC harbors:
- a CDS encoding NAD(P)/FAD-dependent oxidoreductase, with protein sequence MKNLVLLGGGYGNMRIMSRILTSSLPQNYTVTLVDRMPFHGLKPEFYALAAGTKSDKDVRMKFPNHPQVNTVYGEINDIDLDAQIVSVGNSKIDYDELIIGLGCEDKYHNVPGAEAYTHSIQTLSKARDTFHSISELPEGAKVGIVGAGLSGIELASELRESRSDLEIYLYDRGPRILRNFPEKLSKYVAKWFAKNNVTVVPNSNINKVEPGKIYNCDEPKDIDLVVWTAGIQPVEVVRNLPIDINSNGRVIVNQYHQVPTYRNVYVVGDCADLPHAPSAQLAEVQGDQIADVLKKQWQNEPLPDKMPELKVQGIVGSLGDKQGFAYIMDRTVTGRLASILKSGVLWLYKYHNG
- a CDS encoding YuzB family protein — encoded protein: MNPIVEFCISNMAKGGDYVFNQLENDPDVDVLEYGCLTHCGICSAGLYALVNGDIVEGDSPEELLQNIYAHIKETWIF
- a CDS encoding HesB/IscA family protein; its protein translation is MPTVILTEAAAYEVKDMLKANDMPNGYLKIKVNGGGCTGLTYGMGAEEAPGENDEVLEYFGLKVLVDKKDAPVLNGTTIDFKQSLMGGGFQIDNPNAIASCGCGSSFRTAKVAGNPENC
- a CDS encoding NAD(P)/FAD-dependent oxidoreductase → MAQDRKKVLVLGAGYAGLQTVTKLQKAISSEEAEITLINKNEYHYEATWLHEASAGTLNYEDVLYPVESVLKKDKVNFVQAEVTKIDRDAKKVETNQGIYDFDILVVALGFISETFGIEGMKEHAFQIENVITARELSRHIEDKFANYAASKEKDDNDLSILVGGAGFTGVEFLGELTDRIPELCSKYGVDQNKVKITCVEAAPKMLPMFSEELVNHAVSYLEDRGVEFKIATPIVACNEKGFVVEVDGEKQQLHAGTSVWAAGVRGSKLMEESFEGVKRGRIVTNQDLTIKGYDDIFVIGDCSAFIPAGEERPLPTTAQIAMQQGENVAKNIKRILNGESTEEFVYVDRGTVCSLGSHDGVGMVFGKPIAGKKAAFMKKVIDTRAVFKIGGIGLAFKKGKF